The proteins below are encoded in one region of Oryzias melastigma strain HK-1 linkage group LG7, ASM292280v2, whole genome shotgun sequence:
- the trim33 gene encoding E3 ubiquitin-protein ligase TRIM33 isoform X4, which produces MADNKGEEDMDPTASSEPEPPVEAESLSDSTAENAVSTTEPVFKEDADNETSGTVNEAPTPADGGGKASSGEAAASSGEANDGVGDHVSPAEPSSTNAEPAATESPAAAAADGPATESPPLPAAPASTPVPTPLNLLDTCAVCKQSLQNRDCEPKLLPCLHSFCLKCIPQPDRQISVQVPGPHGQTDTHIVNVMRCSVCHQDYKQTDIIDNYFVKDTSEATSTADEKAAQVCTSCEDNAGTIGFCVECGEWLCKTCVEAHQRVKITKDHKIRTKEDADAGSEPVSQSGQRPVFCPVHKQEPLKLFCETCDTLTCRDCQLLEHKEHRYQFLEEAFQNHKGLIETNMAKLHEKNSYVHHSLSQVQHRLKELNETHRKVEHEIKIAVFTLINEINKKGKSLLQQLENVTKERSLRLVAQHKDTTQLAQQISHVLKFCNWAITSGSNTALLYSKRPIMYQLCKLFKARLEPAPQSNGVVRFFCDPNFWAKNVVNLGNLVIEKPPPPTQPHNVMVAGPPISPGQGLPGKHPGQINLAQLRLQHMQHAAYAQQKQQQQQQHMQQQMRLASQMSQQHARQSGPPLVQQPPRLISMQQLQRGPGGMNGGPGPPMYPSSHHMRLPGPPQNRIATAQPRPNGQQYSSLMQPQLQRQHSNPGHAGPFPVASLHNANPTSPTSASMAGAHAHRGPASPVIGPIELIPSVTNPENLPCLPEIPPIQLEDAGSSNLGHILSRYITASTQLHLGSVDLNTSPGLPNLSPGSSGLSNAHTPARPSSTSSTGSRGSCSSAGRIGAGGGASSDPVKVKKEPGSEDSYSCPASSLKTERGKDAGRSACMMSSPETSPRGAASTGQRIKTEPETETSCSELNGLSGAATTTTSSTSTTTENSHSKANLLLTNGNTGKEAGPSRGGASEENHGGKEDDPNEDWCAVCINGGDLLCCDHCPKVFHMKCHVPTIKIFPKGDFVCTFCRSLSDPEIEYCDDSKRIKGEHSLNPEDQRRCERVLLYIFCHELSMGFREPVPSSVPNYYKIIKQPMDLKKVKKKLQLRSSQYYNSVQEFVSDMRLIFKNCAKYNEAGSEMAISGKAVGLYFEEKLQEMFPGQNFPETPEAEPPDEKEREEETEDSEDDFIQPRRKRLKTDEKVVHIK; this is translated from the exons ATGGCGGATAACAAAGGCGAAGAGGATATGGATCCGACTGCGAGCTCGGAGCCAGAACCTCCAGTGGAAGCCGAAAGCCTCTCGGACTCGACAGCAGAGAACGCGGTTTCAACAACCGAACCAGTTTTTAAGGAGGACGCGGACAACGAGACGTCCGGTACCGTTAACGAGGCACCGACACCCGCCGATGGAGGCGGGAAAGCTAGCAGCGGCGAGGCTGCCGCCTCATCCGGGGAAGCCAACGATGGCGTCGGCGATCACGTTAGCCCGGCCGAGCCCAGCAGCACCAATGCGGAGCCCGCGGCGACGGAGTCTCCCGCCGCTGCTGCAGCCGACGGACCCGCCACCGAGTCGCCCCCCCTTCCGGCCGCCCCAGCCTCCACACCGGTCCCCACTCCGCTTAACCTGCTGGATACGTGCGCGGTGTGTAAACAGAGCCTCCAGAACCGGGACTGCGAGCCCAAACTGCTGCCCTGCCTACACTCCTTCTGCCTGAAGTGTATCCCGCAACCGGACAGGCAAATCAGCGTGCAAGTCCCAGGCCCGCACGGACAGACCGATACGCACATAG TGAACGTCATGCGATGTTCCGTTTGCCACCAGGACTACAAGCAAACCGACATCATAGACAACTACTTTGTTAAAGACACCAGCGAAGCCACCAGCACAGCTGATGAAAAAGCTGCACAG GTTTGCACAAGTTGTGAAGACAATGCAGGAACAATAGGCTTTTGTGTGGAGTGTGGCGAGTGGCTGTGTAAGACCTGTGTGGAGGCCCACCAGAGAGTCAAGATCACCAAGGACCACAAGATCCGCACAAAGGAGGACGCTGATGCCGGTTCTG AACctgtcagccaatcaggacagaGACCGGTCTTCTGTCCGGTCCACAAACAGGAGCCGCTCAAACTTTTCTGTGAGACGTGTGACACGCTGACCTGCAGAGACTGCCAGCTGCTGGAGCACAAAGAGCACAG GTACCAGTTTCTGGAAGAAGCCTTTCAGAACCACAAAGGTCTCATTGAGACCAACATGGCCAAGCTCCATGAAAAGAACAGCTATGTCCACCATTCTTTGTCTCAGGTGCAGCACAG GTTAAAGGAGTTGAATGAAACACACAGGAAGGTGGAGCATGAGATCAAAATTGCAGTTTTTACTCTTATTAATGAAATCAACAAAAAGGGCAAGTCTCTGTTGCAGCAGCTGGAG AATGTGACCAAAGAGCGGAGCTTGAGGCTTGTGGCTCAGCATAAAGACACTACCCAATTAGCCCAGCAGATCAGCCATGTTCTCAAGTTCTGCAACTGGGCCATCACGTCAGGCAGCAACACGGCGCTGCTGTACAGCAAGAGGCCG ATCATGTACCAGCTGTGTAAGCTCTTCAAGGCCCGACTGGAACCGGCCCCCCAGTCCAACGGGGTGGTGCGCTTCTTCTGTGACCCCAACTTCTGGGCCAAAAACGTGGTGAATTTAG GTAATCTGGTCATTGAGAAGCCCCCCCCACCGACACAGCCTCACAATGTGATGGTAGCAGGACCCCCCATCTCTCCGGGCCAGGGTCTCCCCGGCAAACATCCGGGTCAGATCAACCTGGCTCAGCTGCGGCTGCAGCACATGCAGCACGCAGCCTACgcgcagcagaagcagcagcagcagcagcagcacatgcAGCAGCAAATGCGACTGGCTTCTCAAATGTCCCAGCAGCACGCCCGGCAGAGCGGGCCCCCCCTGGTCCAGCAG CCCCCACGGCTCATCAGCATGCAGCAGCTTCAGAGAGGACCAGGGGGCATGAACGGGGGGCCTGGCCCCCCCATGTACCCTTCCTCTCATCACATGCGCCTGCCCGGGCCCCCCCAGAACCGGATAGCCACGGCTCAGCCCAGACCCAACGGTCAGCAGTATTCCTCCCTGATGCAGCCTCAGTTACAGAGACAG CATTCCAACCCAGGACATGCAGGGCCGTTCCCTGTTGCATCTTTGCATAATGCCAACCCCACCAGTCCTACCAGTGCCAGTATGGCGGGAGCCCACGCTCACCGCGGACCCGCCAGCCCGGTCATCGGTCCCATCGAGCTGATCCCCTCCGTCACCAACCCAGAAAACCTTCCCTGCCTTCCAGAGATCCCACCGATTCAG CTGGAAGATGCAGGTTCCAGCAACCTGGGACATATTCTATCTCGGTACATCACAGCGAGCACACAGCTCCACCTGGGCTCCGTGGACCTGAACACATCTCCGGGATTACCCAATCTGTCTCCTGGATCCTCAG GTTTGTCCAATGCTCACACGCCAGCACGGCCCTCCAGCACATCCAGCACAGGAAGCAGGGGCAG ctGTAGTTCTGCGGGGAGGATCGGAGCAGGAGGCGGAGCAAGTTCAGATCCGGTCAAAGTGAAGAAGGAGCCGGGTTCGGAGGACAGCTACAGCTGCCCGGCGTCCTCTCTGAAGACGGAGCGGGGCAAAGACGCTGGCAGGAGTGCCTGCATG ATGAGCAGTCCAGAGACCAGCCCGCGGGGGGCCGCGTCCACCGGCCAGCGGATCAAAACCGAGCCGGAGACGGAGACATCGTGTTCTGAACTGAACGGTCTCAGTGGCGCTGCCACCACCACAACCAGCTCTACCTCAACCACCACGGAGAACAGCCACAGCAAGGCCAACCTCCTGCTCACCAATGGAAACACAGGCAAGGAGGCGGGGCCCAGCAGGGGCGGAGCATCCGAGGAGAACCACGGAGGCAAAGAGGACGATCCCAACGAAGACTGGTGCGCCGTCTGCATCAACGGGGGTGACCTCCTCTGCTGTGACCACTGTCCCAAAGTGTTCCACATGAAATGTCACGTCCCCACCATCAAAATCTTCCCTAA GGGGGACTTTGTCTGTACTTTCTGCCGGAGTCTGAGTGATCCTGAAATTGAGTACTGTGACGACAGCAAGAGAATCAAAGGAGAGCACAGCCTGAACCCCGAAGACCAAAGG AGATGTGAGCGCGTCCTGCTGTACATCTTCTGTCACGAGCTCAGCATGGGCTTCAGGGAACCTGTTCCCAGCTCT GTGCCCAACTACTACAAGATCATTAAGCAGCCCATGGACCTGaagaaggtgaagaagaagctgCAGTTACGGAGCTCCCAGTACTACAATTCTGTCCAGGAGTTTGTGTCGGACATGCGCCTTATCTTCAAAAACTGTGCAAAGTACAATGAG